In a genomic window of Rhopalosiphum maidis isolate BTI-1 chromosome 4, ASM367621v3, whole genome shotgun sequence:
- the LOC113556785 gene encoding eukaryotic translation initiation factor 1A, X-chromosomal-like: protein MPKNKGKGGKNRRRGKNENETEKRELVFKEDGQEYAQVTKMLGNGRLEAMCFDGVKRLCHIRGKLRKKVWINQADIVLIGLREYQDTKADVILKYTPDEARNLKTYGEFPETVRINDTVTFVDDGLDEDIEFGDDISDDEEADNAVDNI, encoded by the exons ATGCCTAAGAATAAAG GAAAAGGAGGTAAAAATCGTAGGCGAGGTAAGAACGAGAATGAAACAGAAAAGCGTGAATTGGTATTCAAAGAAGATGGGCAag aatatgCTCAAGTTACCAAAATGTTGGGAAATGGACGTCTAGAAGCAATGTGTTTTGATGGTGTAAAACGACTTTGCCACATTCGAGGAAAACTTAGGAAAAAG gtATGGATCAATCAAGCTGATATAGTATTGATAGGATTACGTGAATATCAAGATACAAAAGCTGATGTTATTTTGAAGTATACACCTGATGAAGCTCgtaacttaaaaacatatggAGAATTTCCAGAAACTG ttcgcATCAATGATACAGTCACGTTTGTTGATGATGGATTGGATGAGGATATTGAATTCGGAGATGATATTAGCGATGATGAAGAAGCAGACAATGCTGTTGAtaat atttaa
- the LOC113555890 gene encoding dyslexia-associated protein KIAA0319-like protein isoform X1: MKSSQSILFGVLLMLVYCRGFYASVRDRKDLCPKINPWVFLGYRPLSKEDAGLYMKISNVTLNGCIMKCCESDNCNVVFMNKNDCYTLSCKTNDDCLPVYAKEHVLDFKMILVAPLSPANYWTDILEGNSFSEPEDAKVVYSLDKICEVNNDCSDNELCDPQIGICVCSEGYQLDDTKKFCYSNTGNLGLGSNISGYDVDDVNNAIPEQQQPFDSLKKVSVESESQKPPEIKHLVVSVLSKTVRLPENEATLSAYTVPADDTGHSYQYEWSLISKTQGSGQTVSMNDQNGSTLKLSNLVEGLYMFKVTVTGTGAFGEAQANVTVLLPQRINTPPKAVILPSSLVVKLPNTVAVLDGSSSRDDTGIVHWRWELQKGQLGYRPHLPPDTPTLQLNDLQIPGNYTFKLTVMDAWNATDSTTANITVMRVPDYPPEANAGQDMVVYLPVKNVTLNGSLSTDDHGIVAWEWTKSSSDQNKAVDIQDTRTPYPRLSNLEEGLYTFVLRVTDNANQTSSPSEVHVFVKPPTNKPPVAVAGKNLTLSLPQTWALLDGSKSSDDIGIEKWKWYQISGPSNVRFNKDNASRTNVTELTKGVYVIGLTVTDGNGNNASDIVKITVYQNKNTPPKANAGGDKTIVLPVSAIVLNGSLSWDDLAIVKWDWIREPNSLAAGNIILNSDHSSVLIVTNIVEGRYVFRLKVTDDQGASSEDIVSVNVKPDPIAKSIVCLTLYIEASRLTQNQADEVKLKLGMLLPTGSQLKVRKWTEEQNSKRAQLHFFVDDNKNKTLSGPDVVSMLKSKLKQDSSLLQLSVDNIQTTVCQNNCSGHGICEEETRICVCEAFWMHNLYRALFGDGESNCEWSIVYVVIILAALFVTTVFCFWSIACFCNRICTTKQKIKKYKLVGVDDDNHSMKSSMSHLELSDTDSDSDVLLDVRKAKMNQNSMSNKFLNVSRYKKNKRVNA, translated from the exons ATGAAGTCTTCACAGAGTATTTTATTCGGTGTACTTCTTATGCTTGTATATTGTCGTGGTTTTTATGCAAGTGTGCGTGACCGCAAAGATTTATGTCCAAAAATCAACCCTTGGGTGTTCCTTGGCTACAGGCCATTAA GTAAAGAAGACGCTGGTCTCtatatgaaaatttcaaatgtcacATTGAATGGATGTATCATGAAATGCTGTGAATCTGATAATTGTAATGTGGTTTTCATGAACAAAAACGATTGCTATAcg ctgTCGTGTAAAACAAACGATGACTGTTTACCAGTTTATGCTAAAGAACATGTCTTGgatttcaaaatgattttagtaGCTCCACTTTCACCTGCTAATTATTGGACTGACATTTTAGAAGGAAACAGTTTCTCCGAGCctga ggATGCCAAAGTAGTATACTCCTTAGATAAAATATGCGAAGTGAACAATGATTGTTCTGATAATGAATTATGTGACCCTCAAATTGGTATTTGTGTTTGTTCTGAGGGTTATCAATTAGACGATACTAAGAAATTCTGTTATTCAAATACTGGTAATTTAGGATTAGGATCAAATATATCTGGTTATGATGTAGACGATGTAAACAATGCTATACCAGAACAACAACAACCATTtgacagtttaaaaaaa gtATCAGTTGAAAGTGAATCCCAAAAACCACCTGAAATCAAACATTTAGTTGTTTcagttttgtcaaaaactgtaCGATTACCAGAAAACGAAGCTACACTTTCTGCTTATACTGTACCAGCAGATGACACag GTCATAGTTATCAATATGAATGGTCACTGATTTCAAAAACTCAGGGCTCTGGACAAACTGTATCAATGAATGATCAGAATGGAAGCACATTGAAACTTTCTAATTTAGTTGAAGGTCTATATATGTTCAAGGTGACTGTTACCGGTACAGGTGCTTTTGGAGAAGCACAAGCCAATGTCACGGTATTACTGC cacaAAGAATCAATACACCACCAAAAGCTGTGATATTACCATCTTCCTTGGTGGTAAAGTTACCTAATACAGTAGCAGTGCTTGATGGTTCAAGTAGTCGTGATGATACTGGTATTGTGCATTGGCGTTGGGAGTTACAAAAAGGTCAACTAGGATATCGACCTCATTTACCCCCTGATACTCCAACTTTACAGTTAAATGATCTACAAATTCCTGGAAACTACACATTCaa attgaCCGTTATGGATGCGTGGAATGCTACCGACTCAACTACAGCTAATATTACTGTTATGCGAGTACCTGATTATCCGCCAGAAGCAAATGCTGGTCAAGATATGGTTGTTTATTTACCAGTAAAAAATGTGACTCTAAATGGAAGTCTAAGCACAGATGATCATGGTATTGTTGCATGGGAGTGGACAAAAAGTTCTTCAGATCAAAATAAAGCTGTCGATATTCaa GATACACGTACACCATATCCCAGGTTATCTAATTTGGAAGAAGGTTTATACACATTTGTATTGAGAGTGACTGATAATGCAAATCAAACATCAAGTCCATCAGAAGTTCATGTCTTTGTCAAACCACCAACCAATAAACCTCCTGTtg ccgTTGctggtaaaaatttaacattatcatTGCCTCAAACTTGGGCATTACTTGATGGTTCAAAAAGTAGCGATGATATTGGAATAGAAAAATGGAAGTGGTATCAAAttag tgGTCCATCGAATGTGCGTTTCAATAAAGACAACGCATCTAGAACAAATGTTACTGAATTGACTAAAGGTGTTTATGTAATTGGTTTAACTGTCACTGATGGAAATGGAAATAACGCTTCAGacattgttaaaattacaGTATATCAAA acAAAAATACTCCACCTAAAGCTAACGCTGGTGGAGATAAGACAATTGTATTACCAGTCAGTGCTATTGTTCTCAATGGCTCGTTGTCATGGGATGATTTAGCCATTGTAAAATGGGACTGGATTCGTGAACCAAATTCTTTAGCTGctggaaatataattttaaattcagacCATTCGTCGGTTCTAATT gtAACAAACATTGTTGAAGGACGATATGTATTTCGTTTAAAAGTTACTGATGACCAAGGAGCGTCCAGTGAAGATATAGTTTCGGTTAACGTCAAGCCTG ATCCTATTGCAAAGTCTATTGTATGTTTAACACTTTACATTGAAGCAAGCCGATTAACACAAAATCAAGCAGACgaggtaaaattaaaattaggcaTGTTGTTGCCAACTGGTAGTCAATTAAAGGTTAGAAAATGGACAGAAGAACAAAATTCTAAAAGGGCCCAGTTACATTTCTTCgttgatgataataaaaataaaacactctCAGGACCAGATGTAGTCTCTATGTTAAAATCCAAACTCAAACAAGATTCTTCACTTTTACAACTATCTGTTGACAATATTCAAACTACAGtttgtcaaaataattgttcag gccACGGAATTTGTGAAGAAGAAACACGTATATGCGTTTGTGAAGCATTTTGGATGCACAATTTGTACAGAGCTTTATTTGGAGATGGTGAATCCAATTGTG aATGGAGTATTGTATATGTGGTTATCATATTAGCTGCTTTGTTTGTAACTacagtattttgtttttggagTATTGCTTGTTTCTGCAATCGGATCTGTACtactaaacaaaaaatcaaaaaatacaagCTAGTTGGAGTTGATGATGATAATCATTCAATGAAAA GTTCAATGTCACACTTGGAATTATCTGACACAGATTCAGATTCAGACGTACTATTAGATGTGAGAAAGGCCAAAATGAATCAGAACAGTATgtcaaacaaatttttaaatgtctcTCGATACAAGAAAAATAAGAGAGTTAATGCTTGA
- the LOC113555890 gene encoding dyslexia-associated protein KIAA0319-like protein isoform X2: MKISNVTLNGCIMKCCESDNCNVVFMNKNDCYTLSCKTNDDCLPVYAKEHVLDFKMILVAPLSPANYWTDILEGNSFSEPEDAKVVYSLDKICEVNNDCSDNELCDPQIGICVCSEGYQLDDTKKFCYSNTGNLGLGSNISGYDVDDVNNAIPEQQQPFDSLKKVSVESESQKPPEIKHLVVSVLSKTVRLPENEATLSAYTVPADDTGHSYQYEWSLISKTQGSGQTVSMNDQNGSTLKLSNLVEGLYMFKVTVTGTGAFGEAQANVTVLLPQRINTPPKAVILPSSLVVKLPNTVAVLDGSSSRDDTGIVHWRWELQKGQLGYRPHLPPDTPTLQLNDLQIPGNYTFKLTVMDAWNATDSTTANITVMRVPDYPPEANAGQDMVVYLPVKNVTLNGSLSTDDHGIVAWEWTKSSSDQNKAVDIQDTRTPYPRLSNLEEGLYTFVLRVTDNANQTSSPSEVHVFVKPPTNKPPVAVAGKNLTLSLPQTWALLDGSKSSDDIGIEKWKWYQISGPSNVRFNKDNASRTNVTELTKGVYVIGLTVTDGNGNNASDIVKITVYQNKNTPPKANAGGDKTIVLPVSAIVLNGSLSWDDLAIVKWDWIREPNSLAAGNIILNSDHSSVLIVTNIVEGRYVFRLKVTDDQGASSEDIVSVNVKPDPIAKSIVCLTLYIEASRLTQNQADEVKLKLGMLLPTGSQLKVRKWTEEQNSKRAQLHFFVDDNKNKTLSGPDVVSMLKSKLKQDSSLLQLSVDNIQTTVCQNNCSGHGICEEETRICVCEAFWMHNLYRALFGDGESNCEWSIVYVVIILAALFVTTVFCFWSIACFCNRICTTKQKIKKYKLVGVDDDNHSMKSSMSHLELSDTDSDSDVLLDVRKAKMNQNSMSNKFLNVSRYKKNKRVNA, translated from the exons atgaaaatttcaaatgtcacATTGAATGGATGTATCATGAAATGCTGTGAATCTGATAATTGTAATGTGGTTTTCATGAACAAAAACGATTGCTATAcg ctgTCGTGTAAAACAAACGATGACTGTTTACCAGTTTATGCTAAAGAACATGTCTTGgatttcaaaatgattttagtaGCTCCACTTTCACCTGCTAATTATTGGACTGACATTTTAGAAGGAAACAGTTTCTCCGAGCctga ggATGCCAAAGTAGTATACTCCTTAGATAAAATATGCGAAGTGAACAATGATTGTTCTGATAATGAATTATGTGACCCTCAAATTGGTATTTGTGTTTGTTCTGAGGGTTATCAATTAGACGATACTAAGAAATTCTGTTATTCAAATACTGGTAATTTAGGATTAGGATCAAATATATCTGGTTATGATGTAGACGATGTAAACAATGCTATACCAGAACAACAACAACCATTtgacagtttaaaaaaa gtATCAGTTGAAAGTGAATCCCAAAAACCACCTGAAATCAAACATTTAGTTGTTTcagttttgtcaaaaactgtaCGATTACCAGAAAACGAAGCTACACTTTCTGCTTATACTGTACCAGCAGATGACACag GTCATAGTTATCAATATGAATGGTCACTGATTTCAAAAACTCAGGGCTCTGGACAAACTGTATCAATGAATGATCAGAATGGAAGCACATTGAAACTTTCTAATTTAGTTGAAGGTCTATATATGTTCAAGGTGACTGTTACCGGTACAGGTGCTTTTGGAGAAGCACAAGCCAATGTCACGGTATTACTGC cacaAAGAATCAATACACCACCAAAAGCTGTGATATTACCATCTTCCTTGGTGGTAAAGTTACCTAATACAGTAGCAGTGCTTGATGGTTCAAGTAGTCGTGATGATACTGGTATTGTGCATTGGCGTTGGGAGTTACAAAAAGGTCAACTAGGATATCGACCTCATTTACCCCCTGATACTCCAACTTTACAGTTAAATGATCTACAAATTCCTGGAAACTACACATTCaa attgaCCGTTATGGATGCGTGGAATGCTACCGACTCAACTACAGCTAATATTACTGTTATGCGAGTACCTGATTATCCGCCAGAAGCAAATGCTGGTCAAGATATGGTTGTTTATTTACCAGTAAAAAATGTGACTCTAAATGGAAGTCTAAGCACAGATGATCATGGTATTGTTGCATGGGAGTGGACAAAAAGTTCTTCAGATCAAAATAAAGCTGTCGATATTCaa GATACACGTACACCATATCCCAGGTTATCTAATTTGGAAGAAGGTTTATACACATTTGTATTGAGAGTGACTGATAATGCAAATCAAACATCAAGTCCATCAGAAGTTCATGTCTTTGTCAAACCACCAACCAATAAACCTCCTGTtg ccgTTGctggtaaaaatttaacattatcatTGCCTCAAACTTGGGCATTACTTGATGGTTCAAAAAGTAGCGATGATATTGGAATAGAAAAATGGAAGTGGTATCAAAttag tgGTCCATCGAATGTGCGTTTCAATAAAGACAACGCATCTAGAACAAATGTTACTGAATTGACTAAAGGTGTTTATGTAATTGGTTTAACTGTCACTGATGGAAATGGAAATAACGCTTCAGacattgttaaaattacaGTATATCAAA acAAAAATACTCCACCTAAAGCTAACGCTGGTGGAGATAAGACAATTGTATTACCAGTCAGTGCTATTGTTCTCAATGGCTCGTTGTCATGGGATGATTTAGCCATTGTAAAATGGGACTGGATTCGTGAACCAAATTCTTTAGCTGctggaaatataattttaaattcagacCATTCGTCGGTTCTAATT gtAACAAACATTGTTGAAGGACGATATGTATTTCGTTTAAAAGTTACTGATGACCAAGGAGCGTCCAGTGAAGATATAGTTTCGGTTAACGTCAAGCCTG ATCCTATTGCAAAGTCTATTGTATGTTTAACACTTTACATTGAAGCAAGCCGATTAACACAAAATCAAGCAGACgaggtaaaattaaaattaggcaTGTTGTTGCCAACTGGTAGTCAATTAAAGGTTAGAAAATGGACAGAAGAACAAAATTCTAAAAGGGCCCAGTTACATTTCTTCgttgatgataataaaaataaaacactctCAGGACCAGATGTAGTCTCTATGTTAAAATCCAAACTCAAACAAGATTCTTCACTTTTACAACTATCTGTTGACAATATTCAAACTACAGtttgtcaaaataattgttcag gccACGGAATTTGTGAAGAAGAAACACGTATATGCGTTTGTGAAGCATTTTGGATGCACAATTTGTACAGAGCTTTATTTGGAGATGGTGAATCCAATTGTG aATGGAGTATTGTATATGTGGTTATCATATTAGCTGCTTTGTTTGTAACTacagtattttgtttttggagTATTGCTTGTTTCTGCAATCGGATCTGTACtactaaacaaaaaatcaaaaaatacaagCTAGTTGGAGTTGATGATGATAATCATTCAATGAAAA GTTCAATGTCACACTTGGAATTATCTGACACAGATTCAGATTCAGACGTACTATTAGATGTGAGAAAGGCCAAAATGAATCAGAACAGTATgtcaaacaaatttttaaatgtctcTCGATACAAGAAAAATAAGAGAGTTAATGCTTGA